One Lucilia cuprina isolate Lc7/37 chromosome 4, ASM2204524v1, whole genome shotgun sequence DNA segment encodes these proteins:
- the LOC111675251 gene encoding mitochondrial nicotinamide adenine dinucleotide transporter SLC25A51 produces the protein MITEQSKIQQTTNAQHHQHQHELGNIPMANTTVFVERFFGHFYWKEFACGCGAAFVNIGITYPIYKMIFRQMLHGVPITSAFSQLRHEGLLYLYRGMFPPLAQKTVSLSIMFGVFDGTRRYLVDDYHMNAYKAKLIAGIAAGTVETLLLPFERVQTLLADSKYHKYFANTQKAFGYVLTNHGFKELYRGIVPVLWRNGPSNAMFFILREEASLHLPQRSSVSTKAAQEFIAGAIIGASTSTLFYPLNVIKVAMQSEMGHPSESMWKTCLKIYRDRGSSIAYFYRGCGFNTARSFISWGVMNTAYENLKHLMSTY, from the exons ATGATTACCGAACAAAGTAAAATTCAACAGACAACAAACGCACAACATCACCAGCATCAACATGAACTAGGCAACATTCCGATGGCCAATACAACGGTTTTTGTAGAACGTTTCTTTGGACATTTCTATTGGAAAGAGTTTGCTTGTGGCTGTGGTGCTGCTTTCGTTAATATCGGCATTACATATCCCATATATAAGATGATATTTCGCCAAATGCTTCATGGTGTTCCCATCACATCAGCATTCAGTCAGCTGCGGCATGAAggtttactttatttatatcgCGGCATGTTTCCTCCTCTTGCACAAAAAACTGTCTCATTATCCATAATGTTTGGTGTTTTTGATGGTACGCGGCGTTATCTGGTGGACGATTATCATATGAATGCATATAAAGCGAAACTTATAGCTGGCATAGCAGCTGGTACCGTAGAAACATTGTTACTTCCATTCGAGCGTGTGCAAACACTATTGGCAGACTCAAAATATCACAAGTACTTTGCGAATACGCAAAAGGCTTTTGG atatgtgCTTACAAATCATGGATTTAAAGAATTATATCGAGGAATAGTACCGGTGCTGTGGCGCAATGGTCCATCAAATGCTATGTTCTTTATATTGCGTGAAGAGGCTAGTTTACATTTACCACAAAGG TCATCTGTATCCACAAAGGCGGCACAAGAATTTATTGCAGGAGCCATAATAGGAGCCAGTACAAGTACATTATTTTATCCACTTAACGTTATAAAAGTGGCAATGCAGAGTGAAATGGGACATCCATCGGAAAGTATGTGGAAAACATGCTTGAAAATTTATCGAGATAGAGGCAGCagtattgcatatttttatcgAGGTTGTGGTTTTAATACCGCACGTTCATTTATAAGTTGGGGTGTCATGAATACGGcctatgaaaatttaaaacatctcATGAGTACATATTGA
- the LOC111675328 gene encoding 60S ribosomal protein L32, producing MTIRPAYRPKIVKKRTKHFIRHQSDRYAKLSHKWRKPKGIDNRVRRRFKGQYLMPNIGYGSNKRTRHMLPTGFKKFVVNNVKELEVLMMQNRVYCGEIAHGVSSKKRKEIVERAKQLSIRLTNPNGRVRSQENE from the exons ATGACCATTCGTCCAGCATATAGGCCAAAAATCGTAAAGAAGCGCACCAAGCACTTCATCCGTCATCAATCGGATCGTTATGCTAAGTTGTCG CACAAATGGCGTAAACCAAAAGGTATTGACAACAGAGTACGTCGTCGCTTCAAGGGTCAATACTTGATGCCCAACATTGGTTACGGTTCCAACAAACGTACCCGTCACATGCTCCCCACCGGCTTCAAGAAGTTCGTTGTCAACAATGTTAAGGAACTCGAAGTTTTGATGATGCAAAACCGTGTATACTGCGGTGAAATCGCTCACGGTGTCTCCTCCAAGAAACGCAAGGAAATCGTTGAGCGTGCCAAGCAATTGTCCATCCGTTTGACAAATCCCAATGGTCGTGTTCGTTCACAAGAGaatgaataa
- the LOC111675282 gene encoding serendipity locus protein delta — translation METVILCFLCGNDTVKHNLDFYNIQSAVVPASQKPLHVVLQHLANCIKFKLIFQSETYICADCFKEMSDYDDLMLNLLSSQKRLTVLLRNALMEKPEEESEEPSTPVEDVNEQSMDIELEFEDDEEEEDPSLVDAFNPNLDTKEELIEIDDDVIIEEEIVDNQKLNPGTNNPKIGSSSNLTQVSENSEAKRKRNSLECVICGVILKSKFLLQNHMSECHNVKQFTCKICGVSRKDEEYLELHMNIHEGKTENECRYCPKRFTRPVNTLRHMRIHWDKKKFQCEKCGERFSLDNMLYNHRLRHEAEENPLICAICNQSFKSRKTYTHHLLIHQENRPRHHCHLCPKSFTERYTLKMHLKTHWGDKSSASPSSTIVSSKASPDEKETDNEETIGILVENDSYDGDNTCVICNKKYDAKEGLEQHLQDVHDVILK, via the coding sequence atggaAACCgtcattttatgttttctttgcGGAAATGATACCGTTAAACATAATCTCGATTTTTACAACATACAATCTGCCGTTGTACCCGCCTCACAGAAGCCACTTCACGTTGTCCTTCAACATTTGGCAAATTGTatcaaatttaaactaatttttcaaAGCGAAACTTATATTTGTGCAGATTGTTTTAAGGAAATGTCCGATTATGATGATTTAATGTTAAATCTTCTTTCGTCGCAAAAACGTCTTACAGTTTTGTTGCGAAATGCCTTAATGGAGAAACCAGAAGAGGAATCCGAAGAACCCTCCACTCCAGTGGAAGATGTAAATGAGCAGTCTATGGATATAGAGCTGGAATTTGAAGATGATGAAGAGGAGGAAGATCCCAGTCTTGTAGATGCTTTCAATCCAAATCTTGATACAAAAGAAGAATTAATTGAAATCGATGATGATGTTATTATAGAGGAAGAAATTGTTGATAATCAGAAGCTTAACCCTGGAACAAACAATCCCAAAATAGGCAGCAGTAGTAACTTAACTCAAGTGTCGGAAAATAGTGAAGCAAAACGCAAACGTAATAGTCTGGAGTGTGTTATTTGTGGCGTAATTTTAAAATCGAAATTTCTTCTGCAGAATCATATGAGCGAATGCCATAATGTTAAGCAATTTACATGTAAAATTTGTGGAGTATCCAGAAAAGATGAAGAATATCTTGAATTACATATGAATATACATGAAGGCAAGACAGAAAACGAATGTCGCTACTGTCCCAAGCGTTTTACTCGTCCGGTCAATACTTTAAGACACATGCGAATACATTGGGATAAGAAGAAGTTTCAATGTGAAAAATGTGGCGAAAGATTCTCTTTAGACAATATGCTCTACAATCATCGTTTGCGTCATGAAGCTGAAGAAAATCCACTTATTTGTGCAATTTGCAATCAATCTTTCAAATCACGCAAAACCTATACCCATCATCTACTCATACATCAGGAAAATCGTCCGCGACATCATTGCCATTTGTGTCCGAAATCATTTACCGAACGTTATACACTTAAAATGCATCTGAAAACACATTGGGGTGATAAATCGTCCGCAAGTCCCAGCAGTACGATTGTCAGTAGTAAAGCTTCTCCGGACGAGAAGGAAACAGATAACGAGGAGACTATTGGTATATTAGTGGAGAATGATAGCTATGATGGTGATAACACTTGTGTCATTTGCAATAAAAAGTACGATGCTAAGGAAGGTCTGGAACAGCATTTGCAAGATGTTCACGATGTAATTCTTAAAtaa
- the LOC111675293 gene encoding serendipity locus protein delta-like: protein MDKILTPKCHICQETDFRALYCDEVYKARAPKSQKTILDIIRHISRVLKVTFTVPARARVCTVCYKELVRYDCYVVELLEVQKRLSDKINARVKGIKIPKDPANKDKEKKVIKVEEINSDDEDDDGNEGEIEAIEDSDEDDDDDEYDDDNIFVDPDIDTEPSASGHQQDKGKSENQQDSYPCTVCNLKLKNQRALDYHLDKDHKNRVTCTVCGVQVRNDEYLVLHMNIHNGKTENDCSFCDKSYARRVNVIRHMQVHFNKKKHQCERCGMFFSQTTIFYNHRLQHEAEDNPLICPVCSQTFKTIRTYKRHMVTHQEDRPRYNCEFCGKVFVDKYTLKMHVRTHHTTTAAGDESQEQSTTPAQKKAKTATADEADHVIFTCVICQHIFVRQDLFADHMQNVHDVVMDS from the coding sequence ATGGATAAGATTCTAACGCCGAAGTGTCACATTTGCCAGGAAACCGATTTTAGGGCTCTATACTGCGATGAAGTATATAAAGCCAGGGCACCGAAATCGCAAAAAACCATACTTGATATAATCAGACACATTTCTAGAGTTCTTAAGGTGACGTTCACTGTTCCGGCACGAGCACGGGTATGTACAGTTTGCTATAAGGAGCTAGTGCGATATGACTGTTATGTTGTGGAACTGTTAGAAGTGCAAAAACGTTTAAGTGACAAAATAAATGCTCGGGTAAAAGGCATAAAAATACCGAAGGATCCAGCGAATAAAGATAAAGAGAAGAAAGTTATTAAAGTCGAAGAAATCAACTCCGATGATGAGGACGACGACGGTAATGAGGGTGAAATCGAAGCTATTGAAGATAGTGATgaggacgatgatgatgatgaatatgatgatgataatatttttgttgatccCGATATAGACACTGAGCCCTCAGCTAGTGGTCATCAACAAGATAAAGGCAAGTCCGAAAATCAACAAGACAGTTATCCTTGCACggtttgtaatttaaaattaaagaatcaACGAGCTCTAGACTACCATCTCGATAAGGATCACAAAAATCGTGTAACCTGCACTGTGTGCGGTGTTCAAGTTCGTAACGATGAGTATTTAGTTCTACACATGAACATTCACAATGGAAAAACCGAAAATGATTGCAGTTTTTGTGACAAATCTTATGCTCGCCGTGTAAATGTAATACGCCACATGCAAGTAcatttcaataagaaaaaacaCCAATGTGAACGATGCGGCATGTTCTTTTCTCAAACGACCATTTTCTATAATCATCGTTTGCAACATGAGGCCGAAGATAATCCGCTTATATGCCCAGTGTGTTcgcaaacatttaaaactataCGCACTTATAAACGTCATATGGTCACACATCAGGAGGATCGTCCACGTTACAATTGTGAATTTTGTGGCAAGGTGTTTGTCGACAAGTACACACTTAAAATGCATGTTCGCACTCATCATACAACTACTGCAGCTGGTGACGAATCACAGGAGCAGTCTACGACCCCAGCCCAAAAAAAGGCGAAGACTGCTACTGCAGACGAGGCAGACCATGTGATATTTACTTGTGTCATTTGTCAGCATATATTTGTTAGACAAGATTTATTTGCGGATCACATGCAAAATGTACACGATGTTGTAATGGATTCGTAA
- the LOC111675306 gene encoding sex-regulated protein janus-A-like yields MLKSAVRILANRAPAAVFQPKFPFIRNLCNMVDAKLEAVPSVDIEEGIFKYVLIKVYGKESADGTEPSKLIVRGYGDCEWHSDIYERASTSCQGLGLDTECLGGGRIDHNPEAKRIKVYGYSQGYGKADHSESKKILLTKYKDYEIEISDDGY; encoded by the exons atgttaaaatcagCTGTACGAATTTTAGCAAACCGAGCACCGGCAGCAGTTTTTCAACCAAAATTCC CTTTTATACGAAACTTATGCAATATGGTTGATGCCAAATTGGAAGCTGTACCAAGTGTTGATATTGAAGagggtatttttaaatatgtactcATTAAAGTGTACGGCAAGGAATCAGCCGATGGCACTGAGCCCAGCAAATTGATTGTAAGAGGTTACGGCGACTGTGAATGGCATT ccGATATTTATGAACGTGCTAGCACATCCTGTCAAGGCTTAGGACTTGATACTGAATGTTTAGGAGGTGGTAGAATCGATCATAATCCTGAAGCGAAACGTATTAAAGTTTATGGATATTCTCAg GGATACGGAAAAGCCGATCATTCGGAATCTAAAAAGATATTACTAACTAAATATAAAGattatgaaattgaaatttctgATGATGGctattaa
- the LOC111675186 gene encoding 40S ribosomal protein S13, with translation MGRMHAPGKGISQSALPYRRTVPSWLKLNAEDVKEQIKKLGKKGLTPSKIGIILRDSHGVAQVRFVNGNKILRIMKSVGLKPDIPEDLYHMIKKAVAIRKHLERNRKDKDGKFRLILVESRIHRLARYYKTKSVLPPNWKYESSTASALVA, from the exons ATGGGTCGTATGCACGCTCCAgg AAAGGGTATTTCCCAATCAGCTTTGCCCTACAGAAGAACCGTTCCCTCCTGGTTGAAACTCAACGCTGAGGATGTTAAGGAACAAATCAAGAAATTGGGCAAAAAGGGTTTGACCCCCTCCAAAATCG GTATCATCCTTCGTGATTCCCATGGTGTTGCTCAAGTACGTTTCGTTAACGGCAACAAGATTTTGCGTATCATGAAATCTGTTGGTCTTAAACCCGACATCCCAGAGGATTTGTACCATATGATCAAGAAGGCTGTTGCCATCCGCAAGCATTTGGAACGTAACCGCAAGGATAAGGACGGTAAATTCCGCCTTATTTTGGTTGAATCCCGTATCCACAGATTGGCCCGCTACTACAAGACCAAGAGTGTCCTCCCACCCAACTGGAAATACGAATCTAGCACAGCTTCCGCTTTGGTTGCCTAA